Genomic window (Helianthus annuus cultivar XRQ/B chromosome 3, HanXRQr2.0-SUNRISE, whole genome shotgun sequence):
ttttgttttaaaaaaatatgttcagttagatttttttgtttatgctcgtttgtgttcgtttatgttcgtgaactgtttgtttaggctttaaacgaacgaacataaacgaacacgaacatgcccgatttcttaataaacgaacgcgaacaaaaaaatgtgttcgattatatgttcgtgttcgtgttcggttaaagttaaatgaacgaacacgagcatgcctatgttcgtgttcgttcggttcgtttacaggcctaatgTGGACCTTTCCTCTAGGGGTGTTGTTCATGGTCTGATTTGATCGGTTTTGACGAAACTTCTGGACCGAACTGGTAGGTACAGTTTCGGGGAATGAAAAATCAAACTGGCCAGGTAGGTAGGGTGGGCGTAGATCGGCTAGACAGGCTGGTTTTCACCAGTTTGGCAATTTAAGGGTTCGGTTTTGGCTTAAAccgatttttattttttattttcaaaatcattagtttgtattaaaaattttaaaatgaTAAAGATGGTTTTTATGATTATATTAGATTAAtaagaaaaatatataaacaataaaagttaaacgGGTGGTTTGGTTGCCGGATCCAGGTTCCAAACCAGACTGACCTGTtaaaccagaaaatgtcaagaCCAAATCGTCTGGAACTCAACTCGGACAAACTGGCTGACTTGTTTCGATTTGAACGGGTCTGTTAGTTTAAACGGTTTATAAACACCCCTAATTTTCTTCAAGACGGGAAGGAGACTATATGTTACTGTCGGCTGTTGAAGTTGTGCACGTTGACTTTTTCCCGTGATAAAAGAATGTTTAAACCTTAGAACTTAGTTTTTAGACTTTGATGAATGCTGCAATGCATGTTCTAAAGTCGTTTTCTCACAAACGGCGGATTATGCGGGTTGCTGATAACTTACTTTGATACTTTCATATCTTAAAGGTACAAAATCATATAACTATGGCAAGTTTAATGATGGGTCCGCCATTGGCGTCATTCTCCAAAACAAGCAAAACTGCGCATAAAACTTCAAATTCTACCAACGGTCGAATCAAATGTGTGCAGAGACCATTGGAGGAGATATACAACATAAGGGTGGAAAAGAGCGTGTCCAAACAGCGGTTGACCGAGCTCGGGGTGTCAAAGTGGTCAACGTGGAAGACGGGAAAGTGCAATGTGCCATGGGATTGGCATGTTGACCAACTGGTTTACATTGAAGAAGGCGAGGTTAGGGTTGTGCCTGAAGGCAGTGAACGATACATGAGTTTTGTGGCTGGTGATTTGGTACGATATCCTAAATGGTTCGAGGCGGACCTTTGGTTTAATGGCTATTATCAAGAACGATATAGTTTTCGTGCGTATGGTGATGATTAGGTTATGTTTGTTGTATGTTTTGTTGGTTAGACACGCGTAACGTCACTCCCTCTGTTTGGGTTGTTGAATTTGTTGTACTGTGTTTGTTGACTAGCTTCTATGCCAGGTTAGTATGAAATGTCATGGTTTTCTTGCTCAGTTGATTTTTTAGAGGGTGTTTGGATATGCATTTAACTCATTGTTGCGGTTTGAAGTCGTCATAATCGGTTTAAGAGTGTAGATGAACTGATTAAGATTCTGATTTTTGGTTAAAAATTGCATAAAAATTATTTATTGAGAGAAAAAAGACAgttttagagcattcacatccaatccatcaaattatacatacattccactaaaaaacaactcctatatcaatatatttccactaaaaacaaatatttttttctctctcctttcaattaaataatattatcattacatttttctctcacttccactcacaaccactttcaaaatatattaaaaaattataacgggtgaacagtgtccccccaaatatacagatgaacagtaacattttctctctcctctactcacaaccactttttataccctttataatataaaaacccctcCTCACATAATTTGATGGTTAGGATGTGAATGCTGAGATCCAAAAAAAGTCACATCTGGTTTTTGCAAGTTACCAAATTGTCCAAGAGATCCAAAAAAAGTCCAATGATTGTAGTGTTCAGGAATCTTAGGtattttcagttttatctttTAGAATAATCAATGTGAACAGAAGATTTTGTATGTTAGAACTCAACTATAGTTATGGTCGTTTCTTAAACCGTTAAAACTGACTGAACTGTTAAAACTAAAGCAAATTGATCAGTTTGATATTTATACAGTCGGGATCATAGTTTACTATTTGAAAAACCGGTTTTAATGGTTTGATTAACGATTTGGAACTCAAAACCACTCGGTCTCTTCGTTGTGTATCGTCTTTTTTATATTTTGGAAAATGTGGTAATAGATACGTATAATATTCACGAATTATCtttattaaatttaaaagtttaaTACAAATTTACGATGTTGAAATTAATAATAAATCGCTTCGTATAATATTCACGAATCATCTTTATTAAATTCAAAAGTGTAATACAAATTTATGGTTTTGAAATTAAAAAATCGATTCAGAATACACTAATCACCAAAACCGAACTGTTTTGGCTTGACCAATCCCGCTTTGGTTTACCATTTTTCAAAACCATAGTTAGGCGTTCGGCCTAAAATATTTATCAAAACCGGCAAATCAAATTGTCAACCCCTTATTACAATGGTTTCAGGAACAAGTTTGCCCTATATGTAAACCGGAACCATAGAAGAAACACCAATTTTTTCCCTAAAAAAGTAAACAATCAcccaaaaatcacaaaacaaaaGCCAAAAACAAAACATGATGGAAAAAAAAGCATTAAATTTCTGCATCAATAACATTATGTGTAGAAATCCCAAGAAACATTTCCTCTTATGAACTGGTTTTTATACTACAAACAAATCCCAAGGCTCATAATACAaaccaaaaaacaaaaacaaaaagagatGCAAAAAGGGTAGTAAAACATACATTTATATCCACAACAAGCCCCAACTTTCACCCCCTTTTCATTATCTCCTCCAAAGTAAACAACACCTAAACTCCAAATGAACCCGGCCCCATCAAATAATCGAACCCAACTTCATTCGAGTCAAACCCGCAAGTCAAACTTTAAGTCAACCCTGCATCATATCAGCTACTAACGGCAACAGAAGCAAACTTCGAGACCATTTCAGGTTCGTTGCTTTTAGAAGCCGCTACGTTTTCCAAACGAGTCCAAAGCGATTCACGTTTCTTGTGATTCTCCTTTTCTTTCAGCTCATCTTCTTGGTATTTGGTTAAGCATTCGTCAAAGAATGATTGATCAGCGTCGGCAAATACTTTCCTCACGTTTAGCGttaggctttgaactgcttgattCCAGTGACCGAGCGTGTTTTTCTCTAACGCGGGAAAGATTATGGGTAGGATCACCTTGCGGTTTTGAATTATGAGATTCCTTATGTGGTCGTTGTTCCATAAGAATAATGCCCGTTCAGCTACCTGTATCGGCAGACACAATATGATGAGTACATGTGCAACTTTGTGGTCAAAGTTTTGTAAGAAAGTAGTTACAACCGTTATTATGTGTTCATTAGTACTACCTATTTGTGTTTTTGTAATCATATTTAATGcattaattatttatatataatgaAAAGACCTTCTATTTCAAATAAAGGTCGCCTTTCATACATACGAAACATGAAGAAAAAAAGCAATAGATGTAAGATAGGTAGGCTATTCATGGAAGACTTAAGGGCGCCTTTGGATGCGTGTTTCCAAATTAACTATTGTGACTAAAAGATTCAGAACCATATAATTAGTCAACTTTACAACCATCCCAATAACCAGTTTTCCTAGTTCCTACAACTACTCCTTACCTGCTGTTCCAAATCCGAAAACGACACCACAAAACCTGAAATGGGTGTCAAGTACAAAGACTTGAGGGGCGTTTGGATGCGTGTTTCTAAAGTGATTATTGCGATTACAACTTCAAACATCAAAAGCACATCCAAACACTAGGCGGACCTACATTAAGcccagggtgggcgggcgcaccccttgaaaaaacatatttagtgtattttttaggcaaaaaacTTGACCGCACCCCCTGAAAATatgcttgaaccactcatccgcacccccagcaaataatttctgggtccgccaacCTATGGCATATCTTATCACAACTAGTTAATTCTTATTATTCAAAATCACATAATTACTTTCAAAACACACAACCAAACAACTAATTACTAATATTAAGTGTTGTAAGAATCGTTAAGCGTTAGGCGGCCGGTGGGGTACAGACTAGGGATTAAGCGGATtgggatttttatatgtaatcttcagttttatatatatacgcacacatttttatgtgtatttTTTAGCAAGAAAAGTTTTAACCCCTCATCGGCTCATTTTTTAAGTAGACAAGATTAATCACCAATATTTACAAGATTTTTGACCAATTAGGACTGCCTAAGGCCGCCGTTGACCGTCTAGCGATTAATTGGCCGATTAGTGGAAAATTACTCGGTGAACatccgactagcgattaatcggcgGCTAATCGGATGCTTGTCGGGATTTTTAACCATGCTAATACTAACACAAGAACAGTAAGAGAATACCAAacgtattaattaaactaaataagtACCTGAAAATGTGAACTATTAAGACAATGCCCAATTTGACGAAACAACGGCACCATGCATCGTTGAAACTCCGCAGCCTGAGTAGCTTCTAGAACCTCCTCCAACTCACTAAGAAACATGACCTCTTTCGCACTATTCGTTATAGGCCAATACTTCAACAAACCCCTAATCACGGTGTCAGCGAGCTTAAAATCTTTTTCCACAAACTGCGTGATGCAATAAGATAACTGTTGATGATACATCGACAAACATTTGGGCTTATGAAGCGGAACCAAAGCCCGCATGAGAAAAAGCTTATGCTCTTCTTTCAAAGGCAACGCAAAACCGTTAATTATGCTGCCCAATATCTCAAGCAACTCAGCGATCCCGTTATGCTTCTCGGTTTCATATATGAAATTATAAAAGATGTTATTGATCGCCTTTCTGATGAACGGGCGATGCACCATGAATTTTCCGTAAATTCGATGAAGAATTGTTTTCAAATACTCTCGTTCCCTTTGATCTTCCGAATCGAAGAGATCGAGCAATTTTAAAACAAATGAATGATCGATGTACCGTTTTGCAATCTTAGCGTCGGTTTCTGGCGCAGCAACAAACCGTAGAAGAAACTCGTACACGATTTGAAGATGCGGCCATGAGGGGTCCATACTCGGTTCATCTTCCTCCGGATCGTAAACATCCGGAAGCTTGTTATCGTGGATACATGAAGGTAACGATCTGAAAATATtcgacgatatcatttttatgaTTTCTTGCATTGTAACCTCGTTAAACTTCGAAGGAACCGACGCTAAGTAATCGACAAGCTCAAGTAAAGTCTGTCTTTTCACATCTTTTTCCTTCAAATTCTTCGACGGGTCGCAAAAATCAAACACTACACAACACATATTCAACTTCTTTATAAAAAGATTGTGTTTTTCCGACACGGGTACATCACGAAAACTAGGCAACGCTTCGTAAGCCACCTGATTCAACCCGGGTTGACCCGATTTCTTCCCCTGGCTTGACTTAACACTTGTGGTGTAACTTCCATTAACCGACTTATTCGAACCCAAATTCGAACTCTTACCCGATGAATCGACCTTAGACCCGTTAATATTAACACCTGAATTCATCGGATTCGGTGAATTCGAACCCATATCATTCCTCCCCACATTACTTTGTGAGGTTTTTGAAGATTGCTTTCTAGGAAGCTTATTCAATATCTGCTTAATCATATCCacaaatcaaaaaccctaattcccCAAATCTTGAACCCTAATTCATCCAAAGCAATCAATTTATCAACACCCAGATACCCAAATCCACACACATTTCTAAAATCTTGAAAATAACGAAATATTATTCACAAAAGGTGTGAAatttaaaccctaattgaaagaATCTTGTACCTATGAATTCATGGGCTTTAATCGCATGATGTTGAGCTTCGAATAATCGAACGGTTGAGATGAAATCTGGGTGATAGTTAGTTGAATATAGAAGGTGATTTTGATTAAAGATAGATAATTTTTGTtggtgaagaagaagatgaagatgatgaatttGGATATAGAAAATAGTGATTAGAAAAGAAACCCTAGAACAAGGGGAAAAGGGTTTTCTTTGTGGCATGAGAATTTGGAAAATTATATtcaatttttgttttttgttattttagagagagaaactat
Coding sequences:
- the LOC110929621 gene encoding uncharacterized protein LOC110929621, with the protein product MRRTKLHVTHKYKEQYANIPYLISIIILFFFFPEGKPDTRAPLLPNKVQNHITMASLMMGPPLASFSKTSKTAHKTSNSTNGRIKCVQRPLEEIYNIRVEKSVSKQRLTELGVSKWSTWKTGKCNVPWDWHVDQLVYIEEGEVRVVPEGSERYMSFVAGDLVRYPKWFEADLWFNGYYQERYSFRAYGDD
- the LOC110929620 gene encoding serine/threonine protein phosphatase 2A 59 kDa regulatory subunit B' gamma isoform, yielding MIKQILNKLPRKQSSKTSQSNVGRNDMGSNSPNPMNSGVNINGSKVDSSGKSSNLGSNKSVNGSYTTSVKSSQGKKSGQPGLNQVAYEALPSFRDVPVSEKHNLFIKKLNMCCVVFDFCDPSKNLKEKDVKRQTLLELVDYLASVPSKFNEVTMQEIIKMISSNIFRSLPSCIHDNKLPDVYDPEEDEPSMDPSWPHLQIVYEFLLRFVAAPETDAKIAKRYIDHSFVLKLLDLFDSEDQREREYLKTILHRIYGKFMVHRPFIRKAINNIFYNFIYETEKHNGIAELLEILGSIINGFALPLKEEHKLFLMRALVPLHKPKCLSMYHQQLSYCITQFVEKDFKLADTVIRGLLKYWPITNSAKEVMFLSELEEVLEATQAAEFQRCMVPLFRQIGHCLNSSHFQVAERALFLWNNDHIRNLIIQNRKVILPIIFPALEKNTLGHWNQAVQSLTLNVRKVFADADQSFFDECLTKYQEDELKEKENHKKRESLWTRLENVAASKSNEPEMVSKFASVAVSS